The DNA segment GGTACCGATCATGACCCGGAGCAAGGGCCTGAACGCTTTGCGGGGTCTGAACCGTGTCATGCCCCAGTACCATCGTCTTCGACCTGATTTGCACGTCGCTGCCTACGTGCCGACCATGTGCAAGAGCAACCGCAAAGAGGACAGTGAACTCCTGGGCATCGTGCGTGAGGATCTGCCCCACGTGACTTCGCCGATCGTCGAGCGTGGAGCGGTCTGGAACGGTGCTGCAGAGAAGGGTCTGCCGGTCACTGTGTTTGCCCCCCGTTCAAAAGAGGCAGAGGAAATCAGGAAAATCACGAGTGATTTGGTGGAGTTTCTGCAGCGCAACGCACCTGAGCGAGGTGAACGATGACCCGGCGCGAGGGCTTGGCGGCGCTCCTCGGTGAGAGCGCCAAACTAGCGCAGGGACCGGTAGTGGGCCACACCAGCACATTGCGTGTGGATCAGCTGCGGGCAGGGTCGCAGCAGCCCCGACGCCAGTTCGGTACTGAAGGTCTGACAGAGTTGGCCGCATCAATTCAGTCTCAAGGAATCTTGCAGCCCCTGCTGGTTCGTGCTGTGGGGGACACCTATGAGATCGTCGCAGGTGAGCGGCGCTGGAGAGCCGCGCAACTCGCGGGGCTGACTGAAGTGCCTGTGATCGTCAAATCACTGACAGATCAAGAAGCAGCAGTCATTGCCCTAATCGAAAACTTGCAGCGTGAAAACCTGAACCTCATTGACGAGGTGGAAGGTAAGCTGCTCTTGGTCGCCAATGCACTTGGCATAGCCTCAGAGCAGGCCCGTTCCCGGCTCAACGAGTTGCTTCGCAATCCGGTCCCAGAAGACGTAGAGACGTTGAGTGCAGTCTTCTTACCTCTGGGCCGGGAAAGCTGGCAATCATTCGCCAAGAACAAGGTCAGAATTCTGAACTATCCTCCGCCACTGGTTGAAGCGCTACGTCAGGGTATGGCCCTCACGATGGCCACCTTGATCGCTCGGGCGCCTGAGAATAAGCAGGCTGATCTCATTGCCAAAGTGCAGCAAGGAGCAGGTCGCAAAGAAATCGTGGCTGAAGTTGAGCGACTCTGCCACAGGCCAACGGTCCGCTTGGAGAAGCGAGTTGCGCAGGCACTCGGAAACCAAAAGTGGCTGGACCGGCTGGACCCACAAGATGCCGAGGCGATGCAGCATTGGCTGAGCCAGATGCCACGGGCGCTTCAGCAAGAGATTGGCGACAACTAACGCAGAGCTGTAAAACTCTAAGAAGCTGGTAAAACTTTGCAACCGACTTGATGTGGGTCTGAACTATGCTCTACCGAGTAGGTGGTCAAGAGCACCCACACTGTCCAGCCTTGAGCCTCGCACGGCGTACTCAGGTCGTCATGTAGCTCTGTAGTTTAAATAAGAAAATTACAAATTAAGGGGATTGCTCAGGGTTTTCGTCTCAGAACATGTTGTCCCTGAATGAAGTCGGAGGAGGCGAATGGGTTCAATTAGGAACGCCAACTGCATCTGATCTGAGACTAGGGACAGGGCAAAGGGGCGACGTGTCGTAGCGCGACCTATAGTCGCTGTGCAGTTTGTGGGTCGGTTCGGATGTTTGCTGCGGCCCCTTGCTCAACGGCTTAGTGCTGTCCGTGTGTAGTGACGGCATTAGGGCTTGCGTCTGTGGTCGATGGTGAGGTTGGGGAGGAATTATCGGACCAGGATAAGTGATGGTGGAGGCTGGTGCCGCACCTGCTCAGCAGGCTGTGCAACCCCGTCGCCAGCGGGTTGAGGGGGCCACTCTCTCAAAACCCAATAAGAAGAATACAAATTAGGGGGATCATCCAGATATTCCGTCTTGCACGTACGGCGGTCGAACCCTTCGGTTTTGGTTGTAATTCGAACGGAGTGAGAAGCGGCCCAGGCAGATTTGGGAGATGATCCCGCATGAGGTGCAGGCCCGGATGTAGAGAATCGGACGCGATCCGTCTTAGGAGAGTTGTTCCTGAACGAAGCGGGAAGAGTCGCCTGGAGTCAATTCCAGGCTTGGCTGTAGGCTTTCGGGCGTACCTGAGTACCTGCACCTGTTCACAAAATGGTGAAGCTGCGCCTAGTGCTGGGACGACGCACACGGGTCACGAAGATGAATAAGGTGGAAGTGGTGAAGCGAGTGGTTCAGGCCTTGGACCAACGCTTTGGAAACAGGCTCTCCTCTCAAAATGAAGAAGACATCGTCGCAAAGTTCAGTCATTTGTTCAGCAGGTAACACGTTCACTTGAGCGCTGAGTCTGCGACTGATCATCACGCCCAGAGCGCGGTAAGGTTCTTCAGGCAGATCGAAAGGAGGAGCGGGCAACCCAGCTGCCTTGAGCAGAGCGCCCGTGCTCTCCTGCCTCAGGAACGTCTCTTCGTCATTGAGAAAGAGAGAGTACTCCTGACTCTCCTCCCGGGAACGGCGCAGGTTCCACGCTTCGTCAAAGTGGTAGCCCCGTTCATCCCGAGGCAATAAATTCGCGAGGGGATGACCGCCTTGAGGTCCAGAGATACCGCACCAGAACCGGAGGTGGGCTTCAATCGCAGCATTGGCGCGTTGTGCTTCAGGTGCCCAGTCCGGGAAGGCCTCAGTGAGGGCTGTTTTGACGCTCTCTTCGGTGTGGAGAACAGTCACTTGCCGATTCTTCTCAAGAGCAGCTTGTATGGGCCGGGTAAGGATTTTCCTCCACTCGGCGGCAGTCTGAGCGGCGTTCAGGAGGGTGAGGGTAAAGGCGTCCTGATCTGTGGCAGGGCGGGAGCGGATGTCCTGTTCTGCCTGTCGCTCATCACAGATTGAGTCCGCTTTCTCGAACTGATTGAGGAGCGCACGCAGCTCTGGGTGAGGCTGTACCGCCTTGGGGAGGGCGACTGACTCTAAGCGAGGCTGCCACTGCATGTGCGCACCCAACCAGTAACCGCCATTTGAGGAAATGATGAGACGGGGAAGAGGCCAGCTGCTTGGGGCCTGAGTCAGGGCTGCAAACAGGAACTGCTGTTCAGGACTAAGAAGGTGATAGTCCAGAATGGCTATCAGATCGATACCGGCCTTTACGCGCAGGGGCGAGGTGCCCACCTTGGGGTTCAGGCAAGTGGCAGCCTTCAGGAGAGTGGGATCACAGAGGTCAGTAATCCATTCCGGGTGACGCAGCAGATTCTGTAGGTCTTGCAAGAGGTCTTTGATGGGGACCTTATGTTCCGGTTGCAGGGCCAACTTCACCCGTTTGGCAAGTTCCCGATGCTCGAAGTAGAACTGAGCCTTCCCCGACCACTGGCCTGTCCGGGCCTTCTCTATTTTAAAGCTGTTGAGGAGTTCCCTGGTCTGCTGCACAGTGCCGAGGCCTTTGAAAGTGAGGTCGTTAAGAAACCTCTTGGCGGTCTTGACGAGGTAGGGGAGTTGCTGCCGGTGTAGGTCAACTTGTAAACGGCTGACTTGGGACTCGTCAGGACTCAGGACAAGGACACGGTATTGACTGATATTCGTGAGTGCAGCTGTCTCCTGTGTAAGGTGCAGAAGGCCAGCCCGCCGAGCCGTCGCTGTCCCGGTCTGTAGCCAAAGGGCAGGCTCAGTCATGAGGCTTCCACTGCTGGGTCGCCCGAAGTAGGCGTTGCCAGTCTGCGGTCAATTCGCCCCGGGCCTGATAGGCGCTCATTGCAGAAAGTCGCTGCATCTTCCGCCGAACAGAAGTTAAGTTCAGCACCTGTCGTTGAGCAGGCTTCTGTTGTTTGGCCTTCTCTTTTTTCTGGCCAGGCGACTTTGGGAGCTTGGGCACTTGTCTCTTGACTGGATGTGGACTGAGGCGAGCTCCCGTCACAATGGCTTGCCGGGTCCGGCTGCCTGGAGCAAGGTGGTCCAGAAGAGGGTGCAAGGCCTGATAAGCACGGTTCAGGCCAGCCTGATCGGCTGCGGTGGTGGTCTGCAGACGCTGTCTGTATTCCGCTTCAGTGTCGGCCAGCCAACGGTCGAGGTCGGCATCTGTGGTCGGCATAGGGCGGTCAAACAGCAGGCGCAAAGAGTCTGTTCTGCCCAGTCCGAAACCCACCATCGGATACGTCTCCATCAAGTGGTCGCGCAGGTCATACAGGCGGTGACGTTCCGGATCCATACGGTCGAGCAGGCGCCAATGGTCACCGTGAGGATGATGTATGAACAGGCTGCGGTATTTCCGCATGATGGGGGCCCGCCCCACGCCGGGGTTCAGGGTGGCGCTGAAAGCCTGCTGCAGTCTGGTTGCCGCCCGTTTTATAAGTTGACTGGTACTGAAGGGATCAAGAACGAAGGTCACCTCAGGACATCGTGCGGCCGAAGACGGAATCCATGAGGGGTCGTTGACCCATACCTGCTTGACTTTCCCAGCTGCTGGACTTTCGAGAAAAGACAGCAACTCCTGCGTTGTTACGTCCTGCCGCAGGTCAGAGTGGGCTAGCAGGGTCACCGGCGCTGCCGTGGTTACGTCGAAGAGAGCGAGGCGGCGCTGACGACGCCACTTAAATGTCAGAGCTGCCAGGTTCTCAGGCAGTTGAGCAGGCACAGGCAAAGCGTTTTCCTGAAGCGTCTCTAGGATTTTTTTACTGACGCCGGTGGTGCGCCGAAGGGTACTGAAATTGAAGTCGCCACGCAGTTGCTCCTGAAGATACGTCAGCAGGCGCGGCGTCATCCCAGAGGTTCTTGGGAAGCTTTGCACGCTGGTCTGTGCACATTGTGGGCACAGGTAATGCCGTTCCTGATATTGAAGACGAACCCGCGCTCCTGACAGAGGCAGATCCCAGACCTGATGGTCAATGGCTTTTTGGAGATTTGGCTCTGATAGAAGCTCCCCGCATGAACAGACGGGCACTTCAGG comes from the Deinococcus radiodurans R1 = ATCC 13939 = DSM 20539 genome and includes:
- a CDS encoding ParB/RepB/Spo0J family partition protein, producing MTRREGLAALLGESAKLAQGPVVGHTSTLRVDQLRAGSQQPRRQFGTEGLTELAASIQSQGILQPLLVRAVGDTYEIVAGERRWRAAQLAGLTEVPVIVKSLTDQEAAVIALIENLQRENLNLIDEVEGKLLLVANALGIASEQARSRLNELLRNPVPEDVETLSAVFLPLGRESWQSFAKNKVRILNYPPPLVEALRQGMALTMATLIARAPENKQADLIAKVQQGAGRKEIVAEVERLCHRPTVRLEKRVAQALGNQKWLDRLDPQDAEAMQHWLSQMPRALQQEIGDN